In Zingiber officinale cultivar Zhangliang chromosome 3A, Zo_v1.1, whole genome shotgun sequence, the DNA window TATAAATACCCTGTAATTCTCTGCATCAAGCAAACCACCACCTGCTCCATAAAATTCCTCAGAGAACAACAATGAAGACAACATCGATCCTGTCGCTCCTCTTCATCCTCCTCTGCTCCGCTGCTTCCTCTGCTCACGCCGCTAGGAGTTTAACCGCCTTCCTGCCTCCGCCCAAGCCTTCGATTCTCCCTCCCATTCCCTTCCTGCCTCCGTCCAAGCCTTCGATTCTCCCTCCCATTCCCTTCCTGCCGCCAAAGCCCTCGCTGCTGCAGCCTTCTTCGCTTCTGCCTCCGTTCCCCTTCCTGCCGCCCAACCCACTGCTGCCACCGGCGTCTATTCTCCCTCCGATTCCCTTCCTGCCGCCGTCGATCCCATCACTTCTGCCGCCCAACCCACTGTTGCCTCCCTCGACGCCGTCACTTCTGCCTCCGATTCCGTTCTTACCGCCCCTTCCTGGGATCCCCGGCGTGCAGGCGCCCTGAAGGCAGTTACGCAGATGCTCGCTCGCCATGCACGTGCATGTATGAAGCCTAATAATGAACACTTAATTTCTACGAAGGGAATAAATTACCAGTTCAACTTTTGTTCCATGTATTGGGTTTGTATCTTGTTCTAATAAAGTGGGTTTAACTAAAAAAAACTTATATATAGCATTTAATTTTATATgtattatgtatatttttatattaaacaaaTTACCACTGAAAAAGATCTCATGAAATTTGATTCAGGATCGACTCAAATATTAACTTTAATCTATTGCAAAATTTATCTagccaattaaatatttaataattatttaaaagaatgaatttctatttcttttatcatCTTTATTCCCTTTGGATTTGGCGACAATATAATTAATGTTTTGCGTTAATGTCATGCTGATACTAATTTTAAAGATACGAAAAAGAAA includes these proteins:
- the LOC122050232 gene encoding 50 kDa spicule matrix protein-like: MASEHLRNCLQGACTPGIPGRGGKNGIGGRSDGVEGGNSGLGGRSDGIDGGRKGIGGRIDAGGSSGLGGRKGNGGRSEEGCSSEGFGGRKGMGGRIEGLDGGRKGMGGRIEGLGGGRKAVKLLAA